A single region of the Diadema setosum chromosome 14, eeDiaSeto1, whole genome shotgun sequence genome encodes:
- the LOC140238303 gene encoding uncharacterized protein produces MTVEANSNSFENRVHKLAMQPAGVASAFSIASLTASLSHHHPQPYPHPAAVTTSAMMCAAGYPPAALPLPYANATSCSSATYGGSLALPSAGTTCAGRSGVDVSEMSMAAAAGTQCAMSNAAGSAGGGSIQFAASHHHPESYSRQGIGDSAEVSRNLSLLPNSRHGLMGVADLNIPRWSAYNVGLEPGTNSAISSRISNGHGLDAIPTSLGSGGGGVGGGGAGGGSSRDYVEALNSPPASYSPTGM; encoded by the exons ATGACTGTTGAAGCAAACTCCAATAGCTTTGAGAACAGAGTTCATAAA CTGGCCATGCAACCTGCGGGTGTAGCATCAGCTTTTTCCATCGCGTCGCTTACAGCGAGTCTCTCTCACCACCATCCCCAGCCCTACCCGCATCCGGCAGCCGTCACCACCTCTGCCATGATGTGTGCAGCGGGCTATCCACCAGCGGCGCTGCCGTTGCCGTACGCCAACGCCACATCGTGTTCATCCGCCACTTACGGGGGATCCCTTGCCTTGCCATCGGCCGGCACGACTTGTGCGGGACGCAGTGGAGTCGACGTATCCGAGATGTCGATGGCAGCGGCCGCCGGAACCCAGTGTGCAATGAGCAACGCAGCGGGGAGCGCTGGCGGGGGATCAATTCAGTTTGCCGCCTCACATCACCATCCCGAATCGTACTCGCGACAGGGCATTGGGGACAGCGCGGAAGTCAGCCGAAATCTCTCACTTTTACCCAACTCTCGGCACGGTCTGATGGGAGTAGCAGACCTTAATATACCTCGATGGAGCGCCTACAATGTTGGCCTGGAGCCGGGAACAAACAGTGCAATTTCTTCCAGGATCTCAAACGGACACGGGCTGGACGCAATCCCCACGAGTCTGGGTAGCGGAGGCGGCGGAGTAGGAGGTGGCGGAGCAGGCGGAGGAAGCAGTCGAGATTACGTAGAAGCGCTCAACTCGCCACCGGCGAGTTATAGCCCAACAGGTATGTAG